A region of Verrucomicrobiia bacterium DNA encodes the following proteins:
- a CDS encoding MCE family protein translates to MSSARKVGIFVFVTLAIIAGMILNFSKGRGLFARTYTIRVLSVEVGGLKVGAPVAISGVPVGSVTRIELTEDRRAVAISARILSRYPIRRDARVSIAQSGFLGDQYIAIVPQGEDAPFLADAEAIEAERPFDLQETARSATTLLGKLDLALDRINGAARRLDEQLITPEALTNLTASAENLRRATEEAVLTLSDARGLIRTNAPVVSGALSNLAVISGTLKGTTDQLDAFVTEQRPALQSLVSTAGAATADLKAITTDLRQGRGVAGALLSDEDLRLQLGSALTNLAIVSSNIARFGILHKPRPPREVPTNRVRMMGRDPLAPRR, encoded by the coding sequence ATGTCCTCCGCCCGAAAAGTCGGTATCTTCGTGTTCGTGACCCTCGCGATCATCGCGGGGATGATCCTCAACTTCAGCAAGGGCCGGGGGCTGTTTGCCCGGACGTACACGATCCGCGTGCTGAGTGTCGAGGTGGGCGGATTGAAGGTCGGGGCTCCGGTGGCGATTTCCGGGGTGCCGGTGGGCAGCGTGACCCGGATCGAGCTGACCGAAGACCGGCGTGCGGTGGCCATTTCGGCGCGGATTCTCAGCCGGTATCCGATCCGCCGGGACGCCCGGGTATCCATCGCCCAGTCCGGGTTCCTGGGTGACCAGTACATTGCCATCGTGCCGCAGGGTGAAGACGCCCCATTCCTTGCCGATGCGGAGGCGATCGAGGCGGAGCGCCCCTTTGATCTCCAGGAAACCGCACGGTCGGCGACCACGCTGCTCGGGAAGCTCGACCTGGCACTGGACCGCATCAATGGGGCTGCCAGGCGTCTGGACGAGCAACTGATCACTCCGGAGGCCCTGACCAACCTGACGGCTTCGGCGGAGAACCTGCGCCGTGCGACGGAAGAGGCGGTGCTGACCCTGTCCGACGCCCGGGGACTGATCCGCACCAACGCACCGGTGGTGTCCGGGGCGCTCAGCAATCTGGCGGTGATTTCAGGCACCCTGAAGGGGACGACGGACCAGCTGGACGCCTTTGTGACCGAACAGCGTCCGGCGTTGCAGTCCCTCGTATCCACCGCGGGCGCGGCGACTGCCGATCTCAAGGCGATCACGACCGACCTTCGGCAGGGCCGCGGTGTCGCGGGGGCGTTGCTCAGCGACGAGGACCTGCGGCTCCAGTTGGGCAGCGCGTTGACCAACCTCGCAATTGTCTCCAGCAACATCGCGCGATTTGGAATCCTTCACAAACCCCGCCCGCCGCGCGAAGTCCCGACCAATCGTGTCCGC
- a CDS encoding ATP-binding cassette domain-containing protein, with the protein MIEVLEVWKGFGDTSVLRGVSLRVERGESVVIIGRSGGGKSVLLKHLVALLQPDRGRVVVDGTNLCSLDERALLPVRRKFGMLFQGAALFDSLNVLENVGFVLRREGRHTAGEVRRLVAEALEMVELPGTEDKKPAELSGGMRKRVGLARAIVYRPQILLYDEPTTGLDPIAGARIDAVIRRVWSQLGVTSIAVTHDMASARRISDRILMLHDGVIHADGPTADILGSGDPVVFNFVNGIATEPAPALPVRS; encoded by the coding sequence ATGATTGAGGTCCTGGAAGTCTGGAAGGGGTTTGGGGACACCTCCGTGCTCCGCGGGGTTTCGCTGCGGGTGGAACGTGGGGAGTCCGTGGTGATCATCGGGCGGAGCGGCGGCGGGAAGAGCGTGCTGCTCAAGCATCTGGTGGCGCTGTTGCAGCCCGACCGGGGACGCGTGGTGGTGGACGGCACCAACCTCTGCTCACTCGACGAACGGGCGCTGCTTCCGGTGCGACGAAAGTTTGGAATGTTGTTTCAGGGGGCGGCCCTGTTTGATTCGTTGAACGTGCTGGAGAACGTGGGATTTGTCCTGAGGCGCGAAGGACGTCACACCGCGGGCGAGGTGCGGCGATTGGTGGCGGAAGCGCTCGAGATGGTCGAGCTCCCCGGAACCGAGGACAAGAAGCCCGCGGAGCTTTCCGGCGGCATGCGGAAGCGGGTCGGTCTCGCCCGGGCCATCGTGTACCGGCCGCAGATCCTCCTGTACGACGAGCCCACCACCGGGCTCGATCCGATCGCGGGCGCCCGGATTGATGCCGTCATCCGGCGGGTCTGGAGCCAGCTCGGAGTGACGAGCATCGCAGTCACCCATGACATGGCGTCGGCCCGGAGGATCAGCGATCGCATCCTCATGCTGCACGACGGGGTCATTCACGCCGACGGACCCACGGCCGACATCCTCGGCTCCGGGGACCCGGTCGTTTTCAATTTCGTCAATGGCATTGCCACCGAACCCGCGCCGGCCCTGCCGGTCCGATCCTGA
- a CDS encoding ABC transporter permease, with protein MFLVLQNRISGLLDTLGALAQLLGEAIRSVRHRRPSWPDFIEQLYQVGVKSQSVVLTTGAATGMVLTAQTYFQFHKVRLDTATGAVVSVGMASELGPVLAGLMLTARVGASMAAELGTMRVTEQIDALRTLATHPVDYLVVPRLLALTVAAPLLTAEAVLVGIAASYLVGVKLLGIEGAYYLAYINRYTAPSDIVMGLIKAVLFGLAIALICCHRGLTCPQGAEGVGRATTEAVVAASITILVSNFFLTLLLTRLLV; from the coding sequence ATGTTCCTTGTCCTCCAAAACCGAATCTCCGGGCTGCTCGACACCCTGGGAGCGCTTGCCCAGCTGCTGGGCGAGGCGATCCGGTCGGTGCGTCACCGGCGACCGTCGTGGCCGGATTTCATCGAGCAGCTGTACCAGGTGGGGGTGAAATCCCAGAGTGTCGTGCTGACCACGGGTGCGGCCACCGGCATGGTGCTCACGGCGCAGACCTACTTTCAGTTTCACAAGGTGCGCCTCGACACCGCCACGGGTGCGGTGGTCAGCGTCGGCATGGCCAGCGAGCTGGGTCCGGTGCTGGCGGGCCTGATGCTCACGGCGCGGGTGGGCGCCTCGATGGCGGCTGAACTGGGCACCATGCGGGTCACCGAGCAGATTGATGCGCTCCGCACCCTCGCCACCCATCCGGTGGACTATCTGGTCGTGCCCAGACTGCTGGCCCTGACGGTTGCGGCGCCGCTGCTCACCGCGGAGGCGGTGCTGGTTGGCATCGCCGCCAGCTACCTGGTCGGGGTCAAACTGCTGGGCATCGAGGGTGCGTACTATCTCGCCTACATCAACCGCTACACCGCCCCTTCCGATATCGTCATGGGGCTCATCAAGGCGGTGCTCTTCGGGCTGGCCATCGCCCTGATCTGTTGCCACCGGGGCCTGACGTGTCCGCAGGGCGCCGAGGGTGTTGGCCGGGCCACCACCGAGGCGGTCGTCGCCGCCAGCATCACCATCCTGGTCAGCAACTTCTTCCTCACCCTGCTGCTCACCCGGCTGCTCGTTTGA
- the murJ gene encoding murein biosynthesis integral membrane protein MurJ, which produces MSRMLKSSGAAGAATLISRFLGFLREAVYAGFMGIGPVADAFYYAYSLPNLLRRLLGEGALTAAFIPVFKEREQGSDAAALWRSVNAVLCALGLLLGAVVLLAMGGLAGIVLWVPLPMRAALSARLMLVMFPYVGFVCFAAVFIGLLNARGRYFMPALGAALLNVVMIASVYLLAPRFGATLEQQVFGLAVGVVIAGFLQAAAQWPMLHRDGFRFAWVNPFGNPTVREVARRMGPATLGVAAYQLNVVVTQTLAVSEAQNVLSAFNYAVRLMELPQGVVGVSLATYLLAELSGLAAGKRLPEFRTALRDGLRQLVFINTLATVILLVLARPIIRLLFEHGKFTAADTGLAAQALWSLALGLVFFSLNSIYARAFYALGDTRTPMRISVAALAVNLVFALFLIPRLHQAGMGLANTLSAACNTLLLMYALKRVLPRFGYGEAVGHPGSLLAAAAAAAGVAALLCAGFQHWLGLNGWLSRGVTVFGAIAGASAAYLGVALALGIPQAEELLAFARARFQGVRRP; this is translated from the coding sequence ATGTCGCGCATGTTGAAATCGTCCGGAGCGGCGGGGGCGGCGACCCTCATCAGCCGGTTCCTGGGATTTCTGCGCGAGGCGGTTTACGCCGGGTTCATGGGCATCGGTCCGGTCGCGGACGCCTTTTACTACGCCTATTCGCTGCCGAACCTCTTGCGCCGGCTTCTGGGCGAGGGAGCCCTGACCGCCGCCTTCATCCCGGTCTTCAAGGAACGCGAGCAGGGTTCGGATGCCGCCGCCCTGTGGCGCTCGGTGAACGCGGTCCTGTGCGCACTGGGGCTGCTGCTGGGAGCGGTCGTGCTGCTGGCGATGGGGGGGCTTGCGGGCATCGTCCTGTGGGTACCCCTCCCGATGCGGGCGGCGCTGAGTGCGCGCCTCATGCTGGTGATGTTTCCGTACGTGGGCTTTGTCTGCTTTGCGGCGGTGTTCATCGGACTGCTCAATGCCCGCGGGCGTTACTTCATGCCGGCGCTGGGTGCGGCGCTGCTGAACGTGGTGATGATCGCCTCGGTGTATCTGCTGGCACCGCGTTTCGGCGCGACGCTGGAGCAGCAGGTCTTCGGCCTTGCGGTGGGGGTGGTGATCGCCGGGTTTCTGCAGGCGGCGGCCCAGTGGCCGATGCTGCATCGCGACGGGTTTCGATTCGCCTGGGTCAACCCTTTCGGAAACCCCACCGTGCGCGAGGTCGCCCGCAGGATGGGTCCCGCCACCCTCGGGGTGGCGGCGTACCAGCTCAATGTCGTGGTCACCCAGACGCTGGCGGTGTCCGAGGCGCAGAACGTTTTGTCCGCCTTCAACTATGCCGTCCGCCTCATGGAACTGCCCCAGGGGGTCGTCGGGGTCTCCCTGGCCACCTATCTGCTCGCCGAGTTGAGCGGGCTCGCCGCCGGAAAGCGGCTGCCGGAATTCCGCACAGCCCTGCGGGACGGGCTGCGCCAGCTCGTGTTCATCAATACCCTGGCGACCGTGATCCTGCTGGTCCTGGCGCGTCCGATCATCCGGCTGCTGTTCGAACACGGAAAATTCACCGCCGCGGACACCGGCCTCGCCGCGCAGGCCTTGTGGTCGCTGGCCCTGGGTCTGGTGTTCTTCTCGTTGAACAGCATTTATGCACGGGCATTTTATGCACTGGGCGACACCCGGACGCCGATGCGGATCAGCGTTGCCGCCCTCGCCGTCAACCTCGTGTTTGCGCTATTCCTGATCCCGCGGCTTCACCAGGCGGGCATGGGGCTTGCCAACACGCTGAGTGCGGCCTGCAACACGCTGCTGCTGATGTACGCCTTGAAGCGGGTGTTGCCTCGGTTCGGATATGGGGAGGCCGTGGGGCATCCGGGATCCCTGCTCGCCGCCGCGGCTGCCGCCGCCGGGGTGGCGGCGTTGCTTTGTGCGGGATTTCAACACTGGCTCGGGTTGAACGGGTGGCTGTCCAGGGGCGTCACCGTGTTTGGCGCCATTGCCGGAGCCTCGGCCGCGTACCTCGGCGTGGCGCTGGCGCTGGGGATCCCGCAGGCGGAGGAGTTGCTCGCGTTCGCGCGGGCCCGCTTCCAGGGAGTCCGGCGCCCCTGA
- a CDS encoding DUF1592 domain-containing protein, which translates to MESGLLARMRNFIPRGWQWLPVALTGVLPPAATAAGDFQEVALPFLEVHCHDCHGGRKTKADLDLKQIRDDRRILPELKLWRNVLQQVTSGEMPPSTVAVRPTAGEIADFNRAVLDAIAAAESKLPPDPGRVTARRLNRTEYNNTVRDLLDVDFDAAENFPADDIGHGFDNIGDVLTMSPVHLERYLDAADGLVERAILLKLPKPPERTTFSIFLEPGGYGSEDGTRPVTNSVPELFVRHTLKEAGAYRFRVRAGASNAPPEPPVRMALLVDDAPVLETTVTNSPKQWQWFEVELELPPGEHRFSARWENRDTNVLGQTLYINEFKVIGPGDTRTPFMKRLAAVAPDRPEDERARLAAAWLLTRAFRRTPTDEELVRYGRVFDAGREAANGQFEGGLQELVRAALVSPKFLFRVELDDQPRAETPQPLDAFHLASRLSYFLWSTMPDDELLDLAGRNALGDQLEAQVRRMLRDPKSEALVRNFGLQWLQLQRLSSFQPDKNLFPDFDERLRRAMLRETELFLDEIIREDRSLLDLVDADFTYVNRALARHYGVESQAFPEGGPRGGRRRSDEFVRVNLPERQRGGLLTQASILTATSNPTRTSPVKRGKWVLEQILGTPPPPPPPDVPELDDQEELAGTLRQRMEQHRANPACASCHHQMDALGFALENFDAIGRFRQADADGPIDPSGTLPDGKSFQGAADLRTILREKQELVARNLAEKLTTYALGRGLEYYDERALRKMLAEVAESDYRFSALVIAIVKSDPFRLRRGLGAVTGPAPPPAGGS; encoded by the coding sequence ATGGAGTCCGGACTTCTGGCGCGCATGCGAAACTTCATCCCCAGAGGGTGGCAATGGCTGCCGGTCGCCCTGACGGGCGTGCTGCCGCCGGCCGCCACGGCCGCCGGGGACTTTCAGGAGGTCGCCCTGCCATTCCTTGAGGTGCATTGCCATGACTGCCATGGGGGCCGGAAAACCAAGGCGGACCTCGACCTCAAGCAGATCCGGGACGACCGGCGCATCCTTCCCGAACTCAAGCTGTGGAGGAACGTGCTCCAGCAGGTGACCAGCGGTGAAATGCCGCCGTCCACCGTGGCCGTCCGCCCCACCGCCGGGGAGATCGCCGACTTCAACCGCGCGGTGCTCGACGCCATCGCGGCCGCCGAGTCGAAACTGCCCCCCGATCCGGGACGGGTCACCGCACGCCGGCTCAACCGCACGGAGTACAACAACACGGTGAGGGATCTGCTCGATGTGGACTTTGATGCAGCCGAGAACTTCCCGGCGGACGACATCGGCCACGGATTCGACAACATCGGCGATGTGCTCACCATGTCGCCGGTCCATCTGGAGCGGTATCTGGACGCCGCCGACGGGCTGGTGGAGCGGGCCATCCTGTTGAAGCTGCCCAAGCCCCCCGAGCGGACCACGTTTTCCATCTTCCTGGAACCGGGAGGGTACGGTTCGGAGGACGGCACGCGCCCGGTGACCAACAGCGTTCCGGAGCTGTTTGTCCGCCATACGTTGAAGGAGGCCGGGGCCTACCGGTTCAGGGTCCGCGCCGGGGCCTCCAATGCCCCGCCGGAGCCCCCGGTGCGGATGGCACTGCTGGTGGACGACGCCCCGGTCCTGGAAACAACGGTCACGAACTCGCCGAAGCAATGGCAATGGTTTGAGGTGGAGCTGGAGCTGCCGCCAGGCGAGCACCGGTTCAGCGCCCGATGGGAAAACCGGGACACCAATGTCCTGGGCCAGACGCTGTACATCAATGAGTTCAAAGTCATCGGCCCCGGCGACACACGAACGCCGTTCATGAAGCGCCTTGCCGCGGTCGCCCCGGACCGGCCGGAGGACGAACGCGCGCGGCTCGCCGCGGCGTGGTTGCTCACCCGCGCGTTCCGCCGGACACCGACGGACGAAGAACTGGTCCGCTACGGGCGCGTATTTGATGCAGGCCGCGAAGCGGCCAACGGTCAGTTCGAGGGCGGCCTGCAGGAGCTGGTCCGCGCCGCGCTGGTGTCGCCCAAGTTCCTTTTCCGGGTGGAGCTGGATGACCAGCCTCGCGCCGAGACCCCGCAGCCGCTGGACGCGTTCCACCTCGCATCGCGACTGAGCTACTTCCTGTGGAGCACCATGCCGGATGACGAACTCCTCGACCTGGCAGGCAGAAATGCCCTCGGCGACCAGTTGGAGGCGCAGGTGCGTCGGATGCTCAGGGATCCGAAGTCCGAAGCCCTCGTTCGCAACTTCGGGCTGCAATGGCTCCAGTTGCAGCGCCTGTCCAGCTTCCAGCCCGACAAGAACCTCTTCCCTGATTTCGACGAGCGGCTCCGGCGCGCAATGCTGCGGGAAACTGAGTTGTTTCTTGATGAAATCATCCGCGAGGACCGCAGCCTCCTTGACCTGGTGGATGCGGACTTCACCTACGTCAACCGCGCTCTGGCCCGGCACTACGGCGTGGAATCCCAGGCATTTCCCGAGGGCGGACCGCGGGGCGGTCGGAGACGCTCCGACGAATTCGTCCGGGTAAACCTTCCGGAACGTCAGCGGGGTGGCCTGCTCACCCAGGCCAGCATTCTCACCGCCACCTCAAATCCGACCCGAACATCGCCGGTCAAGCGCGGGAAATGGGTCCTCGAGCAGATTCTCGGCACGCCGCCACCACCACCGCCTCCGGATGTTCCCGAACTGGACGACCAGGAGGAGCTCGCCGGCACGCTCCGCCAGCGGATGGAGCAGCACCGTGCCAATCCGGCGTGTGCCAGCTGCCACCACCAGATGGATGCCCTCGGTTTTGCCCTTGAGAATTTCGACGCCATCGGGCGCTTCCGGCAGGCCGATGCCGACGGCCCCATTGACCCCTCGGGAACGCTGCCTGATGGGAAGTCCTTCCAAGGCGCCGCCGATCTGCGAACGATCCTGAGGGAAAAGCAGGAGCTGGTTGCCCGCAATCTGGCTGAGAAACTGACCACCTATGCCCTGGGCCGCGGCCTGGAGTATTACGACGAGCGCGCTCTGCGAAAGATGCTCGCCGAAGTGGCGGAATCGGACTATCGGTTTTCAGCGCTGGTGATCGCCATCGTGAAGAGCGACCCGTTCCGCCTCCGTCGCGGTCTGGGCGCGGTGACGGGTCCGGCGCCGCCACCGGCAGGTGGTTCCTGA
- a CDS encoding DUF1552 domain-containing protein, whose translation MSTPITLSRRTLLRGLGTTLALPWLEAMGPLTAWGDGTVPSAQAAPNRMAFLYVPNGINMADWKPSAEGELSAELPAILQPLAPHRSDFSVLTGLTADKARANGDGGGDHARALSAFLTGAQPRKTDGTDIRAGISVDQVAAARLADRTRLASLEIGTEAGSMAGNCDSGYSCVYSSTMAWRSATQPLPKEVNPKLVFERLFSSGSREERLRRDARRKSVLDLVRDDFADLNGRLGRGDQRKLDEYFTAVRDLELRIERAARFPDPTVPEGVTAPEGIPGSYEEHIRLMADLLVLAFQTDTTRVCTFVLANEGSGKPYPFIGVSEGHHDLSHHGNNAEKKEKIAKINRFHATQLAYLLDRMKSVREGDGTLLDHCMIAYGSGNSDGNAHNHDDLPILLAGRGCGTLHPGRHTVYPDETPLNNLWLALLNRMEISVHQLGDSTGELKQI comes from the coding sequence ATGAGCACCCCGATCACACTGTCCCGTCGCACCTTGCTGCGAGGTCTTGGCACCACGTTGGCCCTCCCGTGGCTCGAAGCCATGGGCCCCCTGACCGCCTGGGGCGACGGCACCGTTCCCTCGGCCCAGGCTGCACCCAACCGCATGGCGTTCCTGTACGTCCCAAACGGCATCAACATGGCGGACTGGAAGCCCTCGGCGGAGGGGGAACTGTCCGCAGAACTCCCGGCCATCCTTCAACCGCTGGCGCCCCACCGTTCGGACTTCTCGGTGCTGACCGGCCTCACGGCCGACAAGGCGCGCGCCAACGGCGATGGGGGCGGAGATCACGCGCGGGCGCTCTCGGCCTTCCTGACCGGAGCCCAGCCCAGGAAAACCGACGGGACCGACATTCGCGCCGGCATTTCGGTGGACCAGGTCGCGGCCGCCCGGCTGGCGGACCGGACCCGGTTGGCCTCCCTCGAAATCGGCACCGAGGCGGGCTCGATGGCTGGCAACTGCGATTCCGGTTACAGCTGCGTTTACTCCTCCACCATGGCGTGGCGGTCCGCCACACAGCCGCTGCCCAAGGAGGTCAATCCGAAGCTCGTCTTCGAACGGCTCTTCAGCTCCGGCTCCCGTGAGGAACGCCTCCGGCGCGATGCCCGTCGCAAGAGCGTGCTGGACCTGGTCCGGGATGATTTCGCCGATCTCAACGGGCGGCTGGGGCGCGGAGACCAGCGCAAACTCGACGAATATTTCACGGCGGTCCGCGACCTGGAATTGCGGATTGAACGGGCGGCCCGGTTCCCGGACCCGACGGTGCCGGAAGGCGTCACCGCCCCCGAGGGCATCCCCGGAAGCTACGAGGAGCACATCCGCCTGATGGCCGACCTGCTGGTGCTCGCATTCCAGACCGACACCACCCGGGTATGCACCTTCGTGCTGGCCAACGAGGGCAGTGGCAAGCCGTATCCGTTCATCGGTGTCAGCGAGGGGCACCACGACCTGTCGCATCACGGCAACAACGCCGAGAAAAAGGAGAAGATCGCAAAGATCAACCGGTTCCATGCCACCCAGCTCGCCTATCTGCTGGACCGGATGAAATCGGTCAGGGAAGGCGACGGGACGCTGCTGGACCACTGCATGATCGCCTACGGCAGCGGCAACTCCGACGGCAACGCCCACAATCACGATGACCTCCCGATCCTCCTCGCGGGACGCGGCTGCGGCACACTGCACCCCGGCCGGCACACGGTCTACCCCGACGAGACCCCGCTGAACAACCTGTGGCTGGCCCTGCTCAATCGCATGGAGATTTCCGTGCACCAGCTCGGGGACAGTACCGGAGAACTGAAGCAGATCTGA
- a CDS encoding zinc-ribbon domain-containing protein, whose amino-acid sequence METPEICPNCGAEVPPGAAACPECGADESTGWNDRAVVQGLGIPDEDDFDAEEFRREEFGTSGRRGPHPAWAGVAVVLLAVLLWWLLRR is encoded by the coding sequence ATGGAGACGCCGGAAATCTGCCCCAACTGCGGTGCTGAAGTCCCCCCCGGTGCGGCGGCGTGTCCCGAGTGCGGTGCGGATGAATCCACCGGGTGGAACGACCGGGCGGTGGTGCAGGGCCTCGGGATCCCGGATGAGGATGACTTCGATGCCGAGGAGTTTCGTCGGGAGGAATTTGGAACCTCCGGACGGCGGGGTCCTCACCCGGCATGGGCGGGGGTTGCCGTCGTGCTCCTCGCGGTGCTGCTTTGGTGGCTCCTCCGCCGGTGA